A single Carnobacterium inhibens subsp. inhibens DSM 13024 DNA region contains:
- a CDS encoding glycosyltransferase — translation MQIHPVVSVIVPVYNVELYIEECLDSIIKQSYQELQIIIVDDGSTDTSKQKVKPYLSDTRVQFIEQANKGLSGARNTGLAAAIGKYILFVDSDDYLELSTIEELVKLTEEKQTDLIRFNGRAFLDELNEPIEQNNYDFSQRLQEGREYIQDRFEANRRTFVSPVYLYMVKREVLVENALSFYEGILHEDELFTTQIFLNSSSMLYVNAFYYNRRYRENSIMTNQSPERLQRTFDSYLIIYQELEKLYLKKEYSKEQKKLIKRQMISIYSGLQNSNISNNKKENALKKLKGITRIDKIYIFIQKLRSARQNNKG, via the coding sequence ATGCAGATACACCCAGTCGTTTCAGTCATTGTACCTGTTTACAATGTTGAACTGTATATAGAAGAGTGTTTAGATTCTATAATAAAACAGAGTTACCAAGAATTGCAGATTATTATAGTTGATGATGGAAGTACAGATACAAGCAAACAAAAAGTGAAACCTTATTTATCAGACACTAGAGTTCAATTTATTGAACAAGCAAATAAAGGCCTTTCAGGGGCTCGAAATACTGGATTAGCAGCAGCAATTGGAAAGTATATATTATTTGTGGATTCTGACGACTATCTAGAGTTATCGACTATTGAAGAATTAGTTAAGTTAACAGAAGAAAAACAAACAGATCTTATAAGGTTTAATGGCAGAGCATTCTTAGATGAATTGAACGAACCGATTGAACAAAACAACTATGATTTTAGCCAACGATTGCAAGAAGGAAGAGAATATATACAGGATCGTTTTGAAGCGAATCGTCGCACATTTGTGTCTCCTGTATATCTGTATATGGTGAAAAGAGAAGTCTTAGTAGAAAATGCTCTTTCTTTTTATGAAGGAATTTTACATGAGGATGAGTTGTTTACCACTCAAATATTTTTGAATAGTAGTTCTATGTTGTATGTTAATGCTTTTTATTATAATAGAAGATACCGTGAAAATTCGATTATGACGAATCAAAGTCCAGAAAGATTGCAGCGAACTTTTGATTCCTATTTGATTATCTATCAAGAACTCGAAAAATTATATTTGAAAAAAGAATATTCTAAAGAACAAAAAAAATTGATTAAAAGACAAATGATCTCCATTTATTCAGGTTTGCAGAATAGCAACATAAGCAATAATAAAAAAGAAAATGCTTTAAAAAAACTAAAAGGGATAACTAGAATAGACAAAATTTATATTTTTATACAAAAGTTGAGAAGTGCAAGACAGAATAACAAAGGGTAA
- a CDS encoding LegC family aminotransferase, with amino-acid sequence MERKFIPLSVPNIKGNELKYVTEAVKDEWVSTGGSYIEMFEKNVAEYVHVEKTVAVQSGTAGLHLALIQSGVGLGDEVLTATLTFIAAVNPVRYVGAEPVFMDCDDSLCLDPIKVEQFIEDECTFENGKLINNHSNRQIKAILGVHVFGNLLDMEKLVKIAEKYNLKLIEDATEALGSYYTSGLYKGQFAGTIGDFGVFSFNGNKIMTTGGGGMILAKNKEDLEYVRYLSTQAKDDTLNFIHGDIGYNYRMTNLQAALGVGQLERLEEFIETKRTNYNLYKELFESNEKVELMDFNQNIRPNYWFYALNIKENPDIQDIIQKLQAEKIQTRPIWGLIHEQKPYQKAQAYKIEKAEYYVNHILNIPCSSNLDQEEVRYVTECLNEVL; translated from the coding sequence ATGGAAAGAAAATTTATCCCATTATCTGTACCAAATATTAAAGGTAATGAATTAAAGTACGTCACTGAAGCAGTAAAAGATGAGTGGGTTTCTACTGGCGGAAGTTATATTGAAATGTTTGAAAAAAATGTTGCAGAATATGTTCATGTTGAAAAAACAGTGGCAGTCCAAAGTGGAACAGCAGGATTGCATTTAGCATTGATTCAAAGCGGAGTAGGTTTAGGCGATGAAGTATTAACTGCAACATTAACTTTTATTGCAGCAGTTAATCCTGTACGCTATGTCGGAGCGGAACCAGTTTTTATGGACTGCGATGATTCATTATGTCTAGATCCGATTAAAGTGGAACAGTTTATTGAAGATGAATGTACTTTTGAAAATGGTAAATTGATAAATAACCATTCTAATCGCCAGATAAAAGCTATTTTAGGGGTACATGTTTTTGGAAATTTACTAGACATGGAAAAATTAGTGAAAATAGCTGAAAAATATAACCTTAAGCTGATTGAAGATGCTACAGAAGCATTAGGCTCATATTATACAAGTGGTTTATATAAAGGCCAATTTGCTGGAACAATAGGAGACTTTGGTGTGTTTTCTTTTAATGGAAATAAAATTATGACAACCGGTGGCGGGGGTATGATTTTAGCTAAAAATAAAGAAGACTTAGAGTATGTTCGTTATCTGTCAACACAAGCAAAAGATGATACATTAAATTTCATCCATGGCGATATTGGTTATAATTACCGTATGACTAATTTGCAAGCTGCTCTTGGAGTGGGACAATTAGAACGTTTAGAAGAATTTATTGAAACAAAAAGAACAAATTATAACCTGTATAAAGAACTTTTTGAAAGCAATGAAAAAGTTGAATTGATGGATTTTAATCAAAATATACGCCCTAATTATTGGTTTTATGCTTTAAATATTAAAGAGAATCCTGATATTCAAGATATTATTCAAAAGTTACAAGCTGAAAAAATTCAAACTCGTCCTATTTGGGGCTTGATTCATGAACAAAAACCTTACCAAAAAGCTCAAGCCTATAAAATTGAAAAAGCAGAATATTATGTTAATCATATTTTAAACATCCCTTGTAGTTCAAACCTTGATCAAGAAGAAGTACGATATGTAACGGAATGCTTAAATGAAGTGCTATGA
- a CDS encoding YihY/virulence factor BrkB family protein — translation MAENSHIAKLEVKKEKTKRVAVKFSRILIQKYQEAEVWSSGAIISYYILLSVFPIIIVVGNILPYLNIDVAQLLPYIENAIPTYLFDQVEHLLTSWFTQSSGGVLSIAVIGALWSASRGMNAMQVSMNKAYGVEPRRNIIMIRLFSLILTTMMILLIMVLVIIFGFGQLILEKITPIVELPTILIETFQSLKWPVTMSVLFVIFCLLYYFVPHAKIAFKRVLPGAAFSTIGWMLVSQLFAIYVEFFALGTKSYGTIGTFMILLIWLQVIGALMTAGAVINAALEVYQTGSINEAAPLRAERYIRAKVKGYF, via the coding sequence ATGGCGGAAAATAGTCATATAGCTAAATTAGAAGTAAAAAAAGAAAAAACAAAAAGAGTAGCAGTAAAGTTTAGTAGAATTTTGATCCAAAAATATCAGGAAGCTGAGGTTTGGAGTTCAGGAGCCATTATTAGTTATTACATTTTATTATCCGTTTTTCCTATTATTATTGTGGTTGGAAATATATTGCCATATTTGAATATAGATGTAGCGCAATTGTTGCCTTATATAGAAAATGCTATACCAACTTATTTATTTGATCAAGTTGAACATTTGTTAACGAGCTGGTTTACACAAAGTAGCGGAGGAGTTCTATCTATTGCAGTAATTGGAGCGCTTTGGTCAGCCAGTCGAGGAATGAACGCGATGCAGGTGAGCATGAATAAAGCCTATGGAGTAGAACCGAGAAGAAATATCATTATGATACGGTTGTTTTCATTGATTTTAACGACGATGATGATTCTATTAATTATGGTATTAGTAATCATTTTTGGGTTTGGACAGTTAATATTGGAAAAGATTACACCGATAGTTGAATTACCTACTATCCTTATTGAGACATTTCAAAGTTTAAAATGGCCGGTTACGATGAGTGTGCTATTTGTCATTTTCTGTTTGTTATATTATTTTGTACCACATGCAAAAATAGCGTTTAAAAGGGTTCTTCCGGGAGCGGCATTTTCAACAATAGGCTGGATGTTAGTTTCTCAATTATTTGCTATTTATGTTGAATTCTTTGCTTTGGGGACAAAAAGTTACGGGACGATTGGAACATTTATGATCCTGCTGATTTGGTTACAGGTTATAGGTGCCCTAATGACTGCAGGTGCAGTGATTAATGCCGCTCTTGAAGTTTATCAAACTGGCTCTATCAATGAAGCTGCGCCACTTCGTGCAGAAAGATACATTCGAGCTAAAGTAAAAGGTTATTTTTAG
- a CDS encoding glycosyltransferase, whose protein sequence is MNKVSIIMPIYNVAEQLEKAIQCALNQTYKNIEIILVNDGSTDESGAICDRYGLKDIRIIVIHQKNAGSGFARNAGLDRATGEYIYFADPDDYFEANLIEENVAKAEETAADMVVFGYIDEVIDKEGKVTKTEKIPKLNGLIVKEDFRNEFRKHYALSPYALWNKLYKHDFLKKHPIRFTNQKVGQDALFNQAVGLDVETVFYHQKTYYHYVFREGSAVNRYRKERFYYEYNIANQFEEWMVYWKKSEEFHDLINQHYWGAMYLELSNLAWEDCPLTSLAKEERVEELMENPRINQAIAKIEIEKEKNSFVKVLILLLRYNKYTAALKLMQTRVTIGKKFQKSFKVIKKAFG, encoded by the coding sequence ATGAATAAAGTATCAATTATTATGCCAATTTACAATGTTGCTGAGCAGCTAGAAAAAGCAATTCAGTGTGCATTAAATCAAACGTATAAAAACATAGAAATTATTTTAGTGAATGATGGATCGACTGATGAATCAGGAGCAATATGTGACCGTTACGGATTAAAAGATATTCGTATAATCGTGATCCATCAAAAAAATGCTGGTTCTGGATTTGCCCGAAATGCAGGATTAGATAGGGCTACTGGTGAGTATATTTATTTCGCTGATCCTGATGATTATTTTGAAGCAAACTTAATTGAAGAAAACGTTGCAAAAGCAGAAGAAACAGCTGCTGACATGGTCGTTTTTGGATATATTGATGAAGTAATAGATAAAGAAGGCAAGGTCACAAAAACAGAAAAAATACCCAAATTAAATGGACTTATAGTAAAAGAAGATTTTAGAAATGAATTTAGAAAACATTATGCATTATCTCCATATGCTTTATGGAATAAGTTGTACAAACATGATTTTCTAAAAAAACATCCTATTCGGTTTACAAATCAAAAAGTAGGCCAAGACGCGTTATTCAATCAAGCAGTTGGCTTAGATGTAGAAACGGTTTTTTACCATCAAAAAACCTATTACCATTATGTCTTTCGTGAAGGCTCTGCTGTCAATCGTTACCGCAAAGAGCGCTTTTATTATGAATACAATATTGCGAATCAATTTGAAGAGTGGATGGTCTATTGGAAGAAATCAGAAGAGTTCCACGATTTAATCAACCAGCACTATTGGGGAGCAATGTACTTAGAACTAAGCAATTTAGCTTGGGAAGATTGTCCTTTAACAAGTCTTGCAAAAGAGGAACGGGTCGAAGAACTGATGGAAAACCCTAGAATTAATCAAGCTATTGCTAAAATAGAAATAGAAAAGGAAAAAAATTCATTTGTAAAAGTATTGATATTACTATTAAGGTATAACAAATATACAGCTGCGTTAAAATTGATGCAGACGAGAGTCACGATAGGAAAGAAATTTCAGAAAAGTTTCAAAGTCATTAAAAAAGCTTTTGGGTAA
- a CDS encoding NAD-dependent 4,6-dehydratase LegB — MTVLVTGADGFIGSHLVEELVKKGEKVRAFAYYNSFNSWGWLDSLPKEILSQIDVFTGDIRDPNGVREAMKGVDTVYHLAALIAIPFSYHSPDSYVDTNIKGTLNVLQAARDLGTSRILVTSTSEVYGTAQYVPIDENHPFQGQSPYSATKIGADRIAESFYRSFNMPVTIVRPFNTYGPRQSARAVIPTIITQLLAGKEEIKLGSLTPTRDFNYVKDTANGFITLAKAENTIGEEINIATQQEISIGELANEMIRQINPNAKIITDDVRLRPEKSEVNRLLGSNEKIMRLTDWKPNYTLEQGLAETIEFLKNNMDSYKTDIYNI; from the coding sequence ATGACAGTATTAGTAACAGGAGCAGATGGTTTTATTGGAAGCCACCTTGTAGAAGAATTAGTTAAAAAAGGAGAAAAGGTAAGAGCTTTTGCCTATTATAATTCATTTAATTCATGGGGATGGTTAGATAGTTTACCTAAAGAAATATTAAGTCAAATTGATGTTTTTACAGGTGACATCCGTGATCCAAATGGCGTAAGAGAAGCAATGAAAGGCGTTGATACGGTTTATCATTTAGCAGCATTGATTGCTATTCCGTTTAGTTACCATTCACCAGATTCATACGTAGACACGAATATTAAAGGAACGCTAAATGTATTACAAGCTGCGAGAGATTTAGGTACTAGCCGTATTCTTGTAACGTCTACGTCAGAAGTTTATGGAACAGCTCAATATGTGCCAATTGATGAAAACCATCCTTTCCAAGGGCAATCTCCTTATTCAGCTACAAAAATTGGAGCAGACCGTATTGCTGAGTCCTTTTATAGAAGCTTTAATATGCCGGTTACAATTGTTCGCCCATTTAATACCTATGGTCCAAGACAATCTGCTCGAGCAGTTATTCCAACGATTATTACCCAATTATTGGCAGGAAAAGAAGAAATCAAGTTAGGTTCTTTAACTCCAACACGTGATTTTAACTATGTAAAAGATACTGCTAATGGTTTTATTACATTAGCTAAAGCTGAAAATACAATTGGAGAAGAAATAAATATTGCAACACAACAAGAGATTTCTATTGGTGAATTAGCAAATGAAATGATTCGCCAAATCAACCCTAATGCAAAAATTATTACAGATGACGTAAGATTACGTCCTGAAAAAAGTGAAGTTAACCGTCTTTTAGGATCTAATGAAAAAATTATGCGTCTAACAGATTGGAAACCAAATTATACACTTGAACAAGGATTAGCTGAAACAATTGAATTTTTAAAGAACAACATGGATAGCTACAAAACAGATATTTATAATATATAG
- a CDS encoding sugar transferase, with amino-acid sequence MNQEEKFSKTKKVVIGIIDIVLLHLSMLLSFYLKFGNLVPDRNYETYKNSFIFIVITFIILNILFGIYILYNKSLTDFLYITIIVQVILTLAIMVVTFAGRWFAFPRSVLLINLVVSIVVLFVWRVIVFKVYEKMSGSKKVMVVGFEEDVKSAVYNFENSKSKRHVVTFAVISNYFENVKASLDKVDIVYLASRIDEKEKMEIYELLMESDKKLFLNTSFENLVLVNPNIMNIEDESIIEVSQFKIPSEDGAIKRIVDILFSLLLIVITSPFMLITAILVKLTSKGPVFYKQIRITQDGEEFPIFKFRTMSATAEKDTGPVLATSNDARITPLGKYLRALRIDELPQLFNVLKGDMSVVGPRPERPFFVDQFKKENPYYYLRHNVRAGITGYAQVYGKYATDFNSKLNFDLLYIKKYSLLLDIKIMLQTIKILFDKVSSKGLEEENEIGTNYVIPDNVKIIK; translated from the coding sequence ATGAACCAGGAAGAAAAGTTTAGCAAAACAAAAAAAGTTGTAATAGGAATAATAGATATTGTTCTGTTGCATCTTTCTATGTTGCTTTCTTTTTATCTAAAATTTGGAAATTTAGTTCCAGATAGAAATTACGAAACATATAAAAATTCATTTATTTTTATTGTGATAACATTTATCATTTTAAATATTTTATTTGGCATATACATCTTATACAATAAATCGTTGACTGACTTCTTGTATATTACAATTATTGTCCAGGTAATTTTGACATTGGCAATTATGGTGGTTACTTTTGCTGGGAGATGGTTTGCTTTTCCTAGATCAGTGCTGCTTATCAACTTAGTAGTTAGTATAGTTGTTTTATTTGTCTGGCGAGTCATTGTATTTAAGGTATACGAAAAAATGAGTGGAAGCAAAAAAGTAATGGTTGTCGGCTTTGAAGAAGATGTAAAGTCTGCGGTATATAACTTTGAGAATTCAAAAAGTAAACGCCATGTAGTTACTTTTGCCGTTATATCAAATTATTTTGAAAATGTTAAGGCATCTTTAGATAAAGTTGATATAGTATACCTCGCAAGTAGAATAGATGAAAAAGAAAAAATGGAAATTTACGAATTGCTAATGGAAAGTGACAAAAAATTATTTTTAAATACTAGTTTTGAAAATTTAGTTTTAGTTAACCCTAATATTATGAATATTGAAGATGAAAGTATTATTGAGGTTTCTCAATTTAAAATACCTTCAGAAGATGGAGCAATAAAAAGGATAGTCGATATTTTGTTTTCTCTGTTGTTAATTGTTATAACTTCACCATTTATGCTCATAACAGCTATTCTAGTGAAATTAACCTCAAAAGGACCAGTCTTTTATAAACAAATAAGAATAACCCAAGATGGAGAAGAGTTTCCTATATTTAAATTTAGAACGATGAGTGCAACAGCCGAAAAAGATACTGGCCCTGTACTTGCTACATCTAATGATGCAAGAATAACACCACTTGGAAAATATTTAAGAGCACTTAGAATCGATGAATTGCCACAGTTGTTTAATGTATTAAAAGGAGACATGTCTGTTGTAGGACCTAGACCAGAAAGACCATTTTTTGTAGACCAGTTTAAAAAGGAAAATCCTTACTATTATTTAAGACACAATGTTAGAGCAGGAATTACTGGATATGCACAAGTTTATGGGAAGTATGCAACTGATTTCAATAGTAAATTGAATTTTGATTTACTTTATATTAAAAAATATTCTCTACTATTAGACATTAAAATAATGTTGCAAACAATAAAAATTTTATTCGATAAAGTATCTTCTAAAGGATTAGAAGAAGAAAATGAAATTGGCACAAATTATGTTATTCCAGACAATGTCAAAATCATAAAATAA
- the wecB gene encoding non-hydrolyzing UDP-N-acetylglucosamine 2-epimerase, translated as MRKIRVLTIFGTRPEAIKMAPVVKELNNQSNRFESIVAVTAQHREMLDQVLHTFNISPDYDLDVMKENQTLSEITSNVLIGLDKVMKEVKPDIVLVHGDTTTTFAASVSAYYNQIKVGHVEAGLRTWDKYSPFPEELNRQLTDVIADVYFAPTIESKMNLLKENHPEEKIFITGNTAIDALKETITEDYHHHVLDKVSSTSKLVLVTMHRRENQGKPMEQVFKAIRQVVDEQDDVEIVFPVHLNPIVQEAAERILGQHPRIHLIAPLEVMDFHNLAAKSYMIMTDSGGVQEEAPSLGVPVLVLRDTTERPEGVAAGTLKLVGTQSETILKEMTNLLTNKDEHEKMAKAKNPYGDGVASKRILDSIAYLLKTTNEMPSSFTAVKDK; from the coding sequence ATGAGGAAAATAAGAGTATTGACAATATTTGGGACTAGACCAGAAGCCATAAAAATGGCTCCGGTTGTAAAAGAACTTAATAATCAATCAAATCGATTTGAATCTATTGTAGCAGTAACGGCTCAGCACCGTGAAATGTTAGATCAAGTATTACATACGTTCAATATTTCTCCAGATTATGATTTAGATGTTATGAAAGAAAATCAAACGTTGTCGGAAATTACATCGAATGTATTGATCGGTTTAGACAAAGTTATGAAAGAAGTTAAGCCGGACATTGTTTTAGTTCATGGAGATACGACAACTACATTTGCTGCCAGTGTTTCTGCTTATTACAATCAAATCAAAGTAGGCCATGTTGAAGCAGGCCTTCGTACTTGGGATAAATATTCTCCTTTTCCAGAAGAATTAAATCGCCAATTAACAGATGTGATTGCTGATGTTTATTTTGCACCTACAATTGAAAGTAAAATGAATTTATTAAAAGAAAATCACCCAGAAGAAAAAATTTTTATTACAGGAAATACAGCAATTGATGCGTTAAAAGAAACAATTACAGAAGATTATCATCACCATGTGTTAGATAAAGTTTCTTCTACCAGCAAACTTGTTCTAGTAACCATGCATCGTCGTGAAAATCAGGGCAAACCGATGGAACAAGTATTCAAAGCTATACGGCAAGTAGTAGATGAACAGGATGACGTTGAAATTGTTTTTCCAGTTCATCTAAATCCGATTGTTCAAGAAGCTGCTGAACGAATTTTAGGGCAACACCCTAGAATTCATTTAATTGCTCCACTTGAAGTCATGGATTTTCATAATTTAGCTGCTAAGAGCTATATGATCATGACGGATTCAGGTGGTGTCCAAGAAGAGGCGCCTTCACTAGGGGTGCCTGTTTTAGTGCTTAGAGATACAACTGAAAGACCTGAAGGAGTAGCAGCAGGAACGCTTAAATTAGTAGGTACTCAATCGGAAACGATTCTAAAAGAAATGACAAATCTTTTAACAAATAAAGATGAACATGAAAAGATGGCAAAAGCTAAAAATCCTTATGGAGATGGAGTGGCTAGCAAAAGAATTTTAGATTCTATAGCTTATTTATTAAAAACAACAAATGAAATGCCAAGTTCTTTTACTGCGGTTAAAGATAAATAA
- a CDS encoding lipopolysaccharide biosynthesis protein: MGMADEFKKGIFYSAIGKYSNVVIQLLVTAVLSRILTPQEYGIVAVVNVFLVFFQMLADFGIGPAIIQNKSLSKQEINSIFGFSLYLALFLGIIFVFLGYPISAFYNNEVYKPISMVLAVCVFFYGILVVPQSMLLRDKKFSTVNIVTVLANIASGVVSIVLAINGFSYYSLIISNTVKAALLFIIFYVKTNLTIRLKIDKDPLKKIFSFSKNQFLFNFINYFSRNLDSMLIGRYFSASSLAFYDKAYQVSLYPNQILTNVISPVIQPIMSDYETNLDKIKSVYLKITTILATIGLPLSIFLVFNSSDIILFLFGDQWGGSVVTFQILAVSVWIQMISSSTGAIFQSANRTDLLLLSGILSAVVTVTAIFVGVFAGKIEYVALMVIMAFSINFIQTNYLLMYRLFKSNFIEVGKALVKPAIMAAIQVLFFLIVPQFPFSNFMNLVINGIAFLLLFVIGLMITGQMKLIKEVIKKK; encoded by the coding sequence ATGGGAATGGCCGATGAGTTTAAAAAAGGCATTTTTTACAGTGCGATTGGGAAATATTCCAATGTTGTGATTCAGCTATTGGTTACCGCAGTCTTATCAAGAATATTAACTCCGCAAGAGTATGGAATAGTCGCTGTTGTAAATGTCTTTTTGGTTTTCTTTCAAATGCTGGCTGATTTTGGAATTGGTCCAGCTATTATTCAAAATAAATCTTTATCAAAACAGGAAATCAATAGTATTTTTGGATTTTCTCTCTATTTAGCTTTATTTTTAGGAATCATTTTTGTATTTCTAGGTTACCCAATCAGTGCTTTTTACAATAACGAGGTATACAAACCAATTAGTATGGTATTAGCGGTGTGTGTGTTCTTTTATGGTATTTTAGTCGTTCCGCAATCAATGTTATTGAGAGATAAAAAATTTAGTACTGTAAACATTGTAACAGTGTTAGCCAATATTGCATCAGGTGTTGTATCTATTGTACTAGCTATAAATGGCTTTAGTTACTATTCATTAATCATTAGTAATACCGTAAAAGCTGCATTATTATTTATTATTTTTTATGTCAAAACAAATTTAACGATTCGTCTAAAAATAGATAAAGACCCCTTGAAAAAGATTTTTAGTTTCTCAAAGAACCAATTTTTATTTAACTTTATTAATTATTTTTCTAGAAATTTAGACAGCATGTTGATTGGTCGCTATTTCTCAGCTAGTTCTTTAGCTTTTTATGACAAAGCCTATCAAGTGTCTTTATATCCTAATCAGATTTTGACAAATGTGATTTCTCCAGTTATTCAACCGATTATGTCTGATTATGAAACAAATCTAGACAAAATAAAATCAGTTTACTTAAAAATTACCACTATTTTAGCGACAATTGGATTGCCACTGTCTATATTTTTAGTTTTTAATTCTAGTGACATTATTTTGTTTTTGTTTGGGGACCAATGGGGCGGAAGCGTTGTAACCTTCCAGATTTTAGCCGTATCTGTCTGGATTCAAATGATATCAAGCAGTACGGGAGCCATTTTTCAATCGGCTAATCGAACAGATTTGTTATTGCTTTCTGGGATTTTGTCTGCAGTTGTGACCGTAACAGCTATTTTTGTAGGTGTTTTTGCTGGAAAAATAGAATATGTAGCTTTAATGGTTATAATGGCTTTTTCAATAAACTTCATTCAAACGAATTACTTATTGATGTATCGTTTATTTAAATCAAACTTTATTGAGGTCGGAAAAGCATTAGTCAAACCAGCTATTATGGCTGCTATACAAGTTTTATTTTTCTTGATCGTACCTCAATTTCCTTTTTCGAATTTCATGAATCTTGTGATTAATGGAATAGCCTTTTTACTCTTATTTGTTATAGGATTAATGATTACCGGACAAATGAAACTAATAAAAGAAGTCATTAAAAAGAAATAA
- the galE gene encoding UDP-glucose 4-epimerase GalE produces MAILVTGGAGYIGSHTTVELLNAGHEVVIVDDFSNSKPEVLNRIKEITGKSFSFYEVDVLDKEALEAVFKKHTIEAVIHFAGYKAVGESVSEPLKYYHNNLTSTFVLAELMEKYNVKKLVFSSSATVYGMTNVSPLTEDLPLSTTNPYGTTKMMIEQILQDVYVADSSWSIALLRYFNPIGAHESGRIGEDPNGIPNNLMPYITQVAVGKREQLSVFGGDYDTEDGTGVRDYIHVVDLAKGHLKAVEKVLSTKGIEAYNIGTAKGYSVLDVVKNFEKATGKKVAYTITDRRPGDIATCYSDASKAAKELGWKAEHTLEDMCRDSWKWQENNPNGYE; encoded by the coding sequence ATGGCTATATTAGTAACAGGCGGAGCCGGTTATATCGGCAGCCACACAACTGTAGAATTATTAAATGCTGGACATGAAGTTGTCATCGTTGATGATTTTTCAAACAGCAAACCAGAAGTGTTAAATCGAATTAAAGAAATTACTGGAAAATCGTTTTCTTTTTATGAAGTAGACGTATTAGATAAAGAAGCATTAGAAGCTGTTTTCAAAAAACATACGATAGAAGCTGTTATTCACTTTGCTGGTTACAAAGCAGTTGGAGAATCTGTGAGCGAACCGTTGAAATACTACCACAACAACTTAACCAGTACATTTGTTTTAGCCGAACTAATGGAAAAATATAATGTTAAAAAATTGGTCTTCAGTTCTTCTGCAACCGTTTATGGAATGACTAATGTTTCTCCATTAACAGAAGACTTACCGTTAAGCACAACTAATCCATATGGGACAACTAAGATGATGATCGAACAAATTCTACAAGATGTTTATGTTGCAGATTCTTCTTGGAGCATTGCATTGTTGCGGTACTTCAATCCAATCGGCGCTCATGAAAGTGGACGAATCGGCGAAGATCCAAATGGTATCCCGAATAACTTGATGCCTTACATCACACAAGTAGCTGTAGGCAAACGTGAGCAGTTAAGTGTATTCGGCGGCGACTATGACACTGAAGATGGCACTGGTGTGCGTGATTACATTCATGTGGTTGATTTAGCTAAAGGGCATTTAAAAGCTGTTGAAAAGGTACTTTCTACAAAAGGTATTGAAGCTTACAACATTGGAACTGCAAAAGGGTACAGTGTATTAGATGTAGTTAAGAACTTTGAAAAAGCTACAGGTAAAAAGGTAGCTTATACCATTACTGATAGACGTCCTGGCGATATTGCCACTTGCTACTCAGATGCTTCAAAAGCAGCTAAAGAACTTGGCTGGAAAGCAGAACATACACTTGAAGATATGTGTCGTGATTCATGGAAATGGCAAGAAAACAATCCAAACGGATACGAATAA